The bacterium genomic interval AACGCGGCCGTCTCCCCGGGCGTCATGCCGCGAAAATACACGGCCATGCAAAACGCGGAAATCTGCTCGTCGGGGATTTCGCCCCGCCCCGCGGCCGACGCGAACGCCACGAGATCGCCCGCGACGAGTTCCTTGCCATCGCGCTTGGCGCGAATGATTTCGGTCCACGATGGGGTCACATTTTGGCCCTCAACGCGCCGGGCAGGATGCGGTACACGGAAGGCAGGCGGCCCGGCGCCTCGCCGTCCACGTCGTGCAGCACCGTCTGCGCGGAGCTGACCTCCACCGTGCGCGCGCGCTGCACCTCGACCTTCTTGTGGTTGATGTGCGTTCCCTTGTAAATCGCGAGCATCTGCGTGATCGCCTGCATGCGGCCGAGATCGCAGACGAGGATCACGTCGAAGTAACCGTCGTCGATTTTTGCCCACGGCGCGACCTTCATCCCGCCGCCGAAAAAGCGACCGTTCGCGACGACTCCCGCGAACAGCTTGCGTTCGCCGAGGTCGCGCCCGTCGATCGCGACGCGGACCTTCTTGTTCCGATACGTCAGAAGCGACACCAGCGAATGCCACGCGAAAACGACGGTTCCGGGCAACAACTTCGACGCACCGTTCACGCGCGCGGATACCTCGCCGCCAAGGCCAAAGCTCGCGATGTTGATGAAATAGCGCGCGGCCGGCCGCCCCGCGTGATCGACGTACGTCATGTGGCCGACATCGATCGGTGAAAAGCCGCGCCCGCCCAGAATCCCGACCGCCTGAATCGGCT includes:
- a CDS encoding diacylglycerol kinase family lipid kinase, translated to MRSFKTMVIVNPNSAGGRGAKIWPEIRERLAATIEDFAFTMTAAPGDATTLTRQAIREGYEMIVSLGGDGTHSEVVNGFFDGGEPVNPDTVFGIIPCGTGGDLRKTMRIPKEPIQAVGILGGRGFSPIDVGHMTYVDHAGRPAARYFINIASFGLGGEVSARVNGASKLLPGTVVFAWHSLVSLLTYRNKKVRVAIDGRDLGERKLFAGVVANGRFFGGGMKVAPWAKIDDGYFDVILVCDLGRMQAITQMLAIYKGTHINHKKVEVQRARTVEVSSAQTVLHDVDGEAPGRLPSVYRILPGALRAKM